Proteins co-encoded in one Kribbella solani genomic window:
- a CDS encoding S8 family peptidase, translating into MFPSLRQYPTPLRPPTPRRSRTPRPSRAAVGFLVASALAVCGAATAGSAAAASNPTGPPADGTGGGSGAVSVRGAGSPNAIPGSYIVVLAGQNSRAQTRVATQSLAASYDVKVRDQYDASIKGFSAAMDTDQAKKLAADPRVAYVQQNQKITVSQDDPPWGLDRTDQRDLPLDKKYEPSTDAKNVNVYVIDTGIYAKHKDFGDRASVGTDTVGDGQNGVDCMGHGSHVAGTIGGTTYGVAKAAHLVAVRVLDCKGGGSTESVVAGIDWVTKNAKKPAVANMSLGGGADDALDAAVKASIGAGITYAVAAGNEGTDACQSSPAREPLAITVGATDAQDQRATFSNFGKCVDLFAPGVDITSVGITGPDATAKMSGTSMATPHVAGGIALYLADHPDATPADVTKALVTNSTPDKVGDPGTGSPNKLLYLGKPDPATTTHP; encoded by the coding sequence ATGTTCCCATCCCTTCGCCAGTACCCAACGCCGCTCCGGCCACCAACACCGCGCCGCTCGCGAACACCGCGCCCGTCGCGCGCGGCCGTCGGTTTCCTGGTCGCGTCCGCGCTCGCCGTCTGCGGCGCCGCGACCGCCGGCAGCGCCGCGGCCGCCTCGAACCCCACCGGCCCACCCGCGGACGGTACGGGCGGCGGCTCCGGCGCGGTTTCGGTCCGTGGCGCCGGCAGCCCGAACGCCATCCCCGGCAGCTACATCGTCGTTCTGGCCGGCCAGAACTCACGCGCCCAGACCCGGGTCGCCACTCAGAGCCTGGCCGCGAGCTACGACGTCAAGGTCCGGGACCAGTACGACGCGTCGATCAAGGGCTTCTCCGCCGCGATGGACACTGATCAGGCCAAGAAGCTGGCCGCGGACCCGCGCGTCGCGTACGTGCAACAGAATCAGAAGATCACCGTCAGCCAGGACGATCCGCCGTGGGGCCTCGACCGTACCGACCAGCGCGATCTGCCGCTGGACAAGAAGTACGAGCCGTCGACGGACGCGAAGAACGTCAACGTGTACGTGATCGACACCGGCATCTACGCGAAGCACAAGGACTTCGGTGACCGCGCTTCGGTCGGTACCGACACGGTCGGCGACGGGCAGAACGGCGTCGACTGCATGGGCCACGGCAGCCACGTGGCCGGCACCATCGGTGGTACGACGTACGGCGTGGCGAAGGCCGCGCACCTGGTCGCGGTGCGCGTACTCGACTGCAAGGGCGGCGGCTCGACCGAGTCCGTGGTGGCCGGGATCGACTGGGTGACCAAGAACGCCAAGAAGCCGGCGGTCGCGAACATGAGCCTCGGCGGCGGCGCGGACGACGCGCTGGACGCCGCGGTGAAGGCGTCGATCGGCGCCGGCATCACCTATGCCGTTGCGGCCGGCAACGAAGGCACGGACGCCTGCCAGAGCTCACCGGCCCGGGAGCCGCTGGCGATCACCGTCGGCGCCACCGATGCCCAGGACCAGCGCGCGACGTTCTCCAACTTCGGCAAGTGCGTCGACCTGTTCGCGCCGGGGGTCGACATCACCTCGGTCGGCATCACCGGACCGGACGCGACGGCGAAGATGAGCGGTACGTCGATGGCGACACCGCACGTCGCGGGCGGCATCGCCCTGTACCTGGCCGACCACCCCGACGCCACCCCCGCCGACGTCACCAAGGCCCTGGTCACGAACTCCACCCCCGACAAGGTCGGCGACCCCGGCACCGGCTCCCCCAACAAACTCCTCTACCTCGGCAAACCAGACCCCGCCACCACCACCCACCCCTAA
- a CDS encoding S1C family serine protease — protein MADELAGDDVLDAYSRVVSGVAERLIPQVASLRIHNRRGDSSGSAVVLTGDGHLLTNAHVVGDGSAATAEFADGTTARTRVIGVDRLSDLAVLRADRDIPGPPEYGDADRLKVGNLVVAVGNPLGLAGSVTAGVVSALGRSLPVRSGSANRMIEDVIQTDAALNPGNSGGALADGNGRVIGINTAVAGIGLGLAVPMNPTTRRIIYSLLHDGRVRRAYLGLVSTPAPLRPALAERFGQRTALRVVEVIPAGPAAAAGLRPGDLVLAVDGVPLRDAQSLQRQLFEDAIASRTEITAIRNNALVDVIAYPAELTDR, from the coding sequence ATGGCTGACGAGCTGGCTGGGGACGATGTACTGGATGCCTATTCCCGGGTGGTCTCAGGTGTGGCCGAACGGCTGATTCCGCAGGTCGCGAGCCTGCGGATCCACAACCGGCGCGGCGACTCGTCCGGCTCCGCGGTGGTGCTGACCGGCGACGGGCACCTGCTGACCAATGCGCACGTGGTCGGCGACGGCTCGGCGGCCACGGCCGAGTTCGCGGACGGTACGACGGCGCGGACGCGCGTGATCGGAGTCGACCGGCTGTCCGACCTGGCCGTGCTGCGGGCCGATCGCGACATCCCCGGCCCACCGGAGTACGGGGACGCGGACCGGCTGAAGGTCGGCAATCTCGTCGTCGCCGTCGGCAATCCACTCGGCCTGGCCGGCAGCGTGACCGCGGGCGTGGTGAGCGCGCTCGGCCGATCGCTACCGGTCCGCAGCGGCTCGGCGAACCGGATGATCGAGGACGTGATCCAGACCGACGCCGCGCTGAACCCGGGCAACTCCGGCGGAGCGCTCGCCGACGGCAACGGCCGCGTCATCGGCATCAACACGGCGGTCGCGGGCATCGGCCTCGGGCTGGCCGTACCGATGAACCCGACGACCCGGCGGATCATCTACTCGTTGCTGCACGACGGGCGCGTACGTCGCGCGTACCTCGGCCTGGTCAGTACGCCCGCGCCGCTGCGGCCGGCGCTCGCGGAACGGTTCGGGCAGCGTACGGCGCTCCGGGTGGTCGAGGTGATCCCGGCCGGCCCGGCGGCGGCAGCGGGGTTGCGGCCGGGGGATCTGGTGCTTGCGGTCGACGGCGTTCCGCTGCGGGACGCGCAGTCGTTGCAACGTCAGCTGTTCGAGGACGCGATCGCCAGCCGGACCGAGATCACCGCGATCCGCAACAACGCGCTGGTCGACGTGATCGCGTACCCGGCCGAGCTCACTGATCGGTGA
- a CDS encoding IS110 family transposase — MSTIAQPDAVSQAEITGGVDTHRDTHTAAAIDQTGRMLGHQTFPATGAGYAALLAWLGSFGPVVLIGVEGTGAYGSGLTGYLTGQGVTVVEIDRPSRKTRRTAGKSDPIDAEAAARAALGKVRTGIPKNRDGQVEALRNLRIARNSAVSQRADCLRRIKALIVTAPHDLRQQLRGLTNPRLIDTCHNLRPDPNQIAIPQHAVKTALRSLARRHLAAQHEIAELDQLITELINTINPELLTLNGVGPDVAGQLLVTIGQNPERIHSEGAFAMLCGVAPIPASSGQTHRHRLNRGGDRQANSALYTIVISRLRWDPRTRAYLERRTTNGLSKKDIIRCLKRLIAREIYYVLTKPQTP, encoded by the coding sequence ATGTCTACCATCGCACAGCCAGATGCCGTGTCCCAGGCCGAGATCACCGGTGGTGTCGACACTCACCGCGATACCCATACGGCGGCTGCGATCGACCAGACGGGCCGGATGCTCGGTCACCAGACCTTTCCCGCCACTGGTGCCGGCTATGCGGCTTTGCTGGCCTGGCTGGGCTCGTTCGGGCCGGTCGTTCTGATCGGTGTCGAGGGCACCGGCGCTTACGGGTCGGGCCTGACCGGCTACCTGACCGGGCAGGGTGTGACCGTGGTCGAGATCGACCGGCCCAGTCGTAAAACCCGCCGGACAGCAGGCAAGTCCGACCCGATCGACGCCGAAGCAGCCGCCCGAGCCGCTTTGGGCAAAGTACGCACCGGCATCCCCAAGAACCGTGACGGGCAGGTCGAGGCACTACGGAACCTGCGCATCGCCCGCAACAGCGCCGTCAGCCAGCGCGCTGACTGCCTGCGCAGAATCAAGGCCCTGATCGTCACCGCACCACACGACCTGCGCCAGCAACTACGCGGCCTCACCAACCCGCGCCTGATCGACACCTGCCACAACCTGCGACCCGACCCTAATCAGATCGCGATCCCACAACACGCCGTCAAAACCGCGCTACGCTCCCTGGCCCGCCGTCACCTCGCAGCCCAGCACGAGATCGCCGAGCTCGATCAACTCATCACCGAACTCATCAACACGATCAACCCCGAACTGCTCACCCTCAACGGCGTCGGCCCCGATGTCGCCGGCCAACTCCTGGTCACCATCGGACAAAACCCAGAACGCATCCACTCCGAAGGCGCCTTCGCGATGCTCTGCGGAGTCGCCCCCATCCCCGCATCATCCGGCCAGACCCACCGCCACCGACTCAACCGCGGCGGCGATCGCCAAGCCAACTCAGCCCTCTACACCATCGTCATCAGCCGACTCCGCTGGGACCCACGCACCCGCGCCTACCTCGAACGCCGCACAACCAACGGACTGTCCAAGAAAGACATCATCCGATGCCTCAAACGCCTCATCGCACGCGAGATCTACTACGTCCTCACCAAACCACAAACCCCTTGA
- a CDS encoding Rieske (2Fe-2S) protein yields the protein MTDDTTRDRRTVLRCAAMAALVGAGAPILAACGGNDTSGTSGGTGTGTAPTGSAPSGSGPASGTPSAGGGGTVLGPVSDVPVGGGKVFTDAKVVVTQPTAGQYKGFSAICTHQGNPIGSVENGQIVCPFHNSHFSITDGSPVSGPAATPLPAVNVKVQGTNIIESA from the coding sequence ATGACCGATGACACGACGCGGGACCGGCGGACCGTACTTCGGTGCGCGGCGATGGCGGCGCTCGTGGGCGCCGGCGCGCCGATCCTCGCGGCCTGTGGCGGCAACGACACCAGCGGTACGAGCGGCGGCACCGGCACTGGTACCGCGCCGACCGGGTCCGCGCCGTCTGGTTCCGGGCCGGCCTCAGGTACGCCGTCGGCGGGCGGCGGCGGTACGGTGCTCGGCCCGGTGTCCGATGTCCCGGTCGGCGGCGGGAAGGTGTTCACCGACGCCAAGGTGGTCGTCACTCAGCCGACCGCGGGTCAGTACAAGGGGTTCTCGGCGATCTGTACGCACCAAGGCAACCCGATCGGCTCGGTGGAGAACGGGCAGATCGTCTGCCCGTTCCACAACAGCCACTTCAGCATCACCGACGGCAGCCCTGTCAGCGGCCCGGCCGCCACGCCCCTTCCCGCCGTCAACGTAAAGGTCCAAGGCACCAACATCATCGAATCCGCCTGA
- the uvrA gene encoding excinuclease ABC subunit UvrA: protein MSDRLIVRGAREHNLKDVSVDLPRDAMIVFTGLSGSGKSSLAFDTIFAEGQRRYVESLSAYARQFLGQMDKPDVDFIEGLSPAVSIDQKSTSRNPRSTVGTITEVYDYLRLLFARAGRPHCPECGEPIARQTPQQIVDRVLELDEGTRFQVLAPVVRGRKGEYVDLFRQLTGQGFARARVDGETIQLTEPPKLDKQKKHSIDVVVDRLAVKGSAKQRLTDSVETALGLASGLVVLDFVDLPANDPHRERRFSEKLACPNDHPLAIDELEPRSFSFNSPYGACPACAGLGTRMEVDPELLVPDPSKSLDEGAIQPWSGQNVTQYFERLLEALAKDLKFRTSTPFGELPAKAKKALLTGHDKQVHVSYQNRYGRERSYYTSFEGVIPYVERRHAEASSDTGRERFEEYMREVPCLACNGARLKPISLAVTLGGKNIAEISAMSIDEVHAFLVQMELSAREKQIAERVVKEIGERLQFLLDVGLDYLALSRPAGSLSGGEAQRIRLATQIGSGLVGVLYVLDEPSIGLHQRDNRRLIETLVRLKELGNTLIVVEHDEDTIDHADWVVDIGPGAGEHGGQVVVSGTVEDLRNHPDSITGAYVSGRREIPIPAIRRPLTEGRELTVYGARQNNLKDIDVTIPLGVFVAVTGVSGSGKSTLVNDILYTSLARQIYGARAVPGRHTKISGMELVDKVIHVDQSPIGRTPRSNPATYTGVWDHVRKLFADTPEAKVRGYQQGRFSFNVKGGRCEACSGDGTLKIEMNFLPDVYVPCEVCHGARYNRETLEVHYKGKTVADVLDMPIEEASEFFAAIPAISRHLTTLVEVGLGYVRLGQPAPTLSGGEAQRVKLASELQRRSTGRTVYVLDEPTTGLHFEDIRKLLGVLSGLVDKGNSVLVIEHNLDVIKTADWLIDLGPDGGRRGGTLVAEGTPEEVAASPASYTGAFLAEILKGRAAKPSAKQAAAAIATGPAKKTAAAKKTAPAKKAAPAKKAVSATKAVAKKAAVKKTTAKKSAPATKAAPRRRVAR from the coding sequence GTGTCTGACCGTCTGATCGTGCGCGGAGCGCGTGAGCACAACCTGAAGGACGTCTCGGTCGACCTGCCGCGGGACGCCATGATCGTCTTCACCGGCCTGTCCGGGTCCGGGAAGTCCAGCCTGGCCTTCGACACCATCTTCGCCGAGGGCCAGCGGCGGTACGTGGAGTCGCTGTCGGCGTACGCGCGGCAGTTCCTCGGCCAGATGGACAAACCCGACGTCGACTTCATCGAGGGCCTGTCACCGGCCGTCTCGATCGACCAGAAGTCCACCTCGCGGAACCCGCGCTCCACCGTCGGCACGATCACGGAGGTGTACGACTACCTCCGGCTGCTGTTCGCGCGGGCCGGCCGGCCGCACTGTCCGGAGTGCGGTGAGCCGATCGCCCGGCAGACCCCGCAGCAGATCGTCGACCGGGTCCTCGAGCTCGACGAGGGCACCCGGTTCCAGGTCCTGGCCCCGGTGGTCCGCGGCCGCAAGGGTGAGTACGTCGACCTGTTCCGCCAGCTGACCGGTCAGGGCTTCGCCCGGGCCCGGGTCGACGGCGAGACGATCCAGCTGACCGAGCCGCCGAAGCTGGACAAGCAGAAGAAGCACAGCATCGACGTGGTCGTCGACCGGCTGGCGGTGAAGGGCTCGGCGAAGCAGCGGCTGACCGACTCGGTCGAGACCGCGCTCGGCCTGGCCAGTGGCCTGGTCGTGCTGGACTTCGTCGACCTCCCGGCGAACGATCCGCACCGCGAGCGCCGGTTCTCCGAGAAGCTCGCCTGCCCGAACGATCACCCGCTCGCGATCGACGAGCTGGAGCCGCGGTCGTTCTCGTTCAATTCGCCGTACGGTGCCTGCCCGGCGTGCGCCGGCCTGGGTACCCGGATGGAGGTCGACCCGGAGCTGCTGGTTCCGGACCCGTCGAAGTCGCTCGACGAAGGCGCGATCCAGCCCTGGTCGGGGCAGAACGTCACCCAGTACTTCGAGCGGTTGCTGGAGGCGCTGGCGAAGGACCTGAAGTTCCGGACCAGTACGCCGTTCGGGGAACTGCCCGCGAAGGCGAAGAAGGCGCTGCTGACCGGGCACGACAAGCAGGTACACGTCTCGTACCAGAACCGCTACGGCCGCGAGCGGTCGTACTACACGAGCTTCGAGGGCGTGATTCCGTACGTCGAGCGCCGGCACGCGGAGGCGTCCAGCGACACCGGGCGGGAGCGCTTCGAGGAGTACATGCGCGAGGTGCCGTGCCTGGCCTGCAACGGCGCGCGGCTGAAGCCGATCTCGCTGGCGGTCACGCTCGGTGGGAAGAACATCGCCGAGATCAGCGCGATGTCGATCGACGAGGTGCACGCGTTCCTGGTCCAGATGGAGCTATCGGCGCGGGAGAAGCAGATCGCCGAGCGGGTGGTGAAGGAGATCGGCGAGCGGCTGCAGTTCCTGCTCGACGTCGGCCTGGACTACCTGGCGCTGAGCCGGCCGGCGGGTTCGCTGTCCGGCGGCGAGGCACAGCGGATCCGGCTCGCGACGCAGATCGGCTCCGGGCTGGTCGGCGTGCTGTACGTGCTGGACGAGCCGTCGATCGGCCTGCACCAGCGTGACAACCGGCGGCTGATCGAGACCCTGGTCCGGCTGAAGGAGCTGGGCAACACGCTGATCGTCGTCGAGCACGACGAGGACACCATCGACCACGCCGACTGGGTGGTCGACATCGGCCCGGGCGCCGGTGAGCACGGCGGCCAGGTGGTCGTGTCCGGGACCGTCGAGGACCTGCGCAACCACCCGGACTCGATCACCGGGGCGTACGTGTCGGGCCGCCGCGAGATCCCGATCCCGGCGATCCGCCGGCCGCTGACCGAGGGCCGCGAGCTGACCGTGTACGGCGCGCGGCAGAACAACCTGAAGGACATCGACGTGACCATCCCGCTCGGGGTGTTCGTCGCGGTCACCGGCGTGTCCGGTTCCGGCAAGTCCACGCTGGTGAACGACATCCTGTACACGTCGCTGGCGCGGCAGATCTACGGCGCGCGGGCGGTGCCCGGCCGGCACACCAAGATCTCCGGGATGGAGCTGGTCGACAAGGTCATCCACGTCGACCAGTCGCCGATCGGCCGGACACCCCGGTCGAACCCGGCGACCTACACCGGGGTCTGGGACCACGTCCGGAAGCTGTTCGCGGACACTCCCGAGGCGAAGGTTCGTGGGTACCAGCAGGGGCGCTTCTCGTTCAACGTGAAGGGCGGCCGGTGCGAGGCGTGCTCCGGTGACGGCACGCTGAAGATCGAGATGAACTTTCTGCCGGACGTGTATGTCCCGTGCGAGGTCTGCCACGGCGCGCGGTACAACCGCGAAACGCTCGAGGTGCACTACAAGGGCAAGACCGTCGCGGACGTGCTGGACATGCCGATCGAGGAGGCGTCGGAGTTCTTCGCCGCGATCCCGGCGATCTCGCGACATCTGACCACGCTGGTGGAGGTCGGGCTCGGGTACGTCCGGCTCGGTCAGCCGGCGCCGACGCTGTCCGGTGGTGAGGCGCAGCGGGTCAAGCTGGCGTCGGAGCTGCAGCGGCGGTCCACGGGCCGTACGGTGTATGTGCTGGACGAGCCGACCACCGGGCTGCACTTCGAGGACATCCGGAAGCTGCTCGGCGTGCTGAGCGGTCTGGTCGACAAGGGCAACTCGGTGCTGGTGATCGAGCACAACCTGGACGTGATCAAGACCGCCGACTGGCTGATCGACCTCGGCCCGGACGGTGGCCGTCGCGGCGGGACACTGGTCGCGGAGGGTACTCCGGAGGAGGTCGCCGCCAGCCCCGCGTCGTACACCGGTGCGTTCCTGGCCGAGATCCTCAAGGGCCGCGCCGCGAAGCCGAGCGCGAAGCAGGCAGCCGCAGCCATCGCGACCGGGCCCGCGAAGAAGACGGCAGCCGCGAAGAAGACGGCGCCGGCCAAGAAGGCGGCACCTGCCAAGAAGGCGGTATCGGCGACGAAGGCTGTCGCGAAGAAGGCCGCGGTCAAGAAGACGACAGCCAAGAAGTCAGCCCCCGCGACGAAGGCAGCACCGAGAAGGCGGGTCGCTCGCTAG
- a CDS encoding DUF6194 family protein, with protein sequence MTIEELDRRFREYAGVRMLEGQGDLFYLYDPAADLPPERQQPFATIVTGDHYEQVSRLDEPGAWRLNLALTKATYMSLFGPAPTERNADWVLDSGHDYSARDTLMPHPFYAAQYWVAIVNPTGLDQLLPLIQEAYDFAARKFANHQARQSS encoded by the coding sequence ATGACGATCGAAGAACTTGACCGGAGGTTTCGTGAGTACGCCGGGGTGCGGATGCTCGAAGGCCAGGGCGACCTGTTCTACCTGTACGACCCGGCGGCCGACCTGCCACCGGAGCGGCAGCAGCCGTTCGCCACCATTGTCACCGGGGATCACTACGAGCAGGTGTCCCGGCTGGACGAGCCCGGTGCCTGGCGCTTGAACCTGGCGTTGACCAAAGCCACGTACATGTCACTGTTCGGCCCGGCGCCGACCGAGCGGAACGCCGACTGGGTGCTCGACTCGGGACACGACTACAGCGCCCGGGACACGTTGATGCCGCATCCGTTCTACGCCGCCCAGTACTGGGTGGCGATCGTGAACCCGACCGGTCTGGACCAGCTGCTCCCGTTGATCCAGGAGGCGTACGACTTCGCGGCCCGGAAGTTCGCCAATCACCAGGCGCGGCAGAGCTCCTGA
- a CDS encoding TetR/AcrR family transcriptional regulator, translating into MAITTARERTRHEIVRQAMDLFQAGGYNATSLQDIATAAGCSKATVLYHFSGKPAVLAAVLQPAAVDVANLVAAAAELPRAEAQELAIRQFIDLAVVHRGVVDVIQDVLPVIEQMPEIGPLVADGMQLTEYMAGSDDPLERDLAKFAVNGLLGECRHADQRTDEELRRLCDIALRRLLPRG; encoded by the coding sequence ATGGCAATCACCACCGCCCGGGAACGTACCCGGCACGAGATCGTCCGGCAGGCGATGGACCTGTTCCAGGCCGGTGGCTACAACGCGACGTCACTGCAGGACATCGCGACCGCGGCCGGCTGTTCCAAGGCGACCGTGCTCTACCACTTCAGCGGCAAGCCGGCCGTGCTCGCCGCCGTCCTCCAGCCTGCCGCCGTCGACGTGGCGAACCTGGTCGCGGCGGCGGCCGAGCTGCCCCGGGCCGAGGCACAGGAGCTCGCGATCCGGCAGTTCATCGACCTCGCGGTCGTGCACCGCGGGGTCGTCGACGTGATCCAGGACGTGCTCCCGGTGATCGAGCAGATGCCCGAGATCGGTCCGCTGGTCGCCGACGGCATGCAACTGACCGAGTACATGGCCGGGTCCGACGACCCGCTCGAACGGGATCTCGCCAAGTTCGCGGTGAACGGACTGCTCGGCGAATGCCGGCACGCCGATCAGCGGACCGATGAAGAGCTCCGAAGACTCTGCGACATCGCCCTGCGGAGGCTCCTCCCCCGCGGCTGA
- a CDS encoding MBL fold metallo-hydrolase — translation MSEYHGNAHVGGPAQTHELAKLMITKVAVGPMDNNAYLLRCRQTDEQVLIDAANEADTLLQLIGDGGLARVITTHQHQDHWEALAEVVARTGATTVAGRHDADGIPVPTDQLADDGDQIAVGRCSLRVIHIKGHTPGSIALVYDDPDGAPHVFTGDSLFPGGVGNTDGDKERFTSLIDDVETKLFGTLPDETWVYPGHGSDTTLGTERPHVAEWRERGW, via the coding sequence ATGTCCGAGTACCACGGAAACGCACACGTCGGCGGACCGGCTCAGACCCACGAGCTGGCCAAGTTGATGATCACCAAGGTCGCGGTCGGGCCGATGGACAACAACGCCTACCTGCTGCGTTGCCGGCAGACCGACGAACAGGTCCTGATCGACGCCGCGAACGAGGCGGACACGCTGCTCCAGCTGATCGGCGACGGCGGCCTGGCCCGGGTGATCACCACGCACCAGCACCAGGACCACTGGGAGGCGCTGGCCGAGGTGGTCGCGCGCACCGGCGCCACCACGGTCGCGGGCCGGCACGACGCCGACGGCATCCCGGTACCGACCGACCAGCTGGCCGACGACGGCGACCAGATCGCGGTCGGCCGGTGCAGCCTGCGGGTGATCCACATCAAGGGCCACACGCCCGGCTCGATCGCGCTCGTGTACGACGACCCCGACGGCGCGCCGCATGTGTTCACCGGCGACTCGCTGTTCCCTGGCGGCGTCGGCAACACCGATGGCGACAAGGAGCGTTTCACGTCGCTGATCGACGACGTCGAGACCAAGCTGTTCGGCACGCTGCCGGACGAGACCTGGGTGTACCCGGGCCACGGCTCCGACACCACCCTCGGCACCGAGCGCCCGCACGTCGCCGAGTGGCGCGAACGCGGCTGGTGA
- a CDS encoding GNAT family N-acetyltransferase, with the protein MERPLGVEQTLGVERLSVEVRVRAGVGADLEACAGLIVSRAGGSVADRRTRLVADLEDPERYIAVAEVDGEVVGYGGVIRHDLSPDDPPATAPSGYYLIGLIVAPNWRRHGIGDELTKDRLRWIAARAGAAYTFVNVGNGAILDLHQRFRFTELTRDFTFPGAPLQPGTCVLLRADLTDQ; encoded by the coding sequence GTGGAGCGGCCGCTGGGCGTGGAGCAGACGCTCGGCGTGGAGCGGTTGTCGGTTGAGGTGCGGGTGCGGGCGGGTGTGGGGGCGGATCTTGAGGCGTGTGCTGGGTTGATCGTCTCGCGGGCCGGTGGATCGGTTGCGGACCGGCGTACGCGCCTGGTGGCCGATCTGGAGGACCCGGAGCGGTACATCGCGGTGGCCGAGGTCGACGGCGAGGTGGTCGGGTACGGCGGGGTGATCCGCCACGACCTCTCCCCCGACGACCCGCCGGCCACCGCGCCGAGCGGCTACTACCTGATCGGCCTGATCGTGGCGCCGAACTGGCGGCGGCACGGCATCGGCGACGAGCTCACGAAAGACCGGCTGCGCTGGATCGCGGCACGCGCCGGTGCCGCGTACACCTTCGTCAACGTCGGCAACGGCGCGATCCTCGACCTCCACCAGAGGTTCAGGTTCACCGAGCTCACCCGCGACTTCACCTTTCCCGGCGCTCCGCTCCAGCCGGGCACGTGCGTACTGCTCCGGGCCGACCTCACCGATCAGTGA